In Mustela nigripes isolate SB6536 chromosome 10, MUSNIG.SB6536, whole genome shotgun sequence, one DNA window encodes the following:
- the MRPL24 gene encoding large ribosomal subunit protein uL24m has protein sequence MRLSAMLALASKVTLPRDYRYGMSRPGSLADRRKNPPGTRRRRVAVEPISDEEWHLFCGDTVEVLEGKDAGKQGKVVQVIRQRNWVVLEGLNTHYRYVGKTADFRGTMIPSEAPLLHNQVKLVDPVDRKPTEVEWRFTEAGERVRVSSRSGRIIPKPDFPRADGIVPETWTDGPKDTSVADALERTYVPRLKTLEEEVMEAMGIQEPRRHKKVYWY, from the exons ATGCGTCTCTCTGCCATGCTGGCCTTGGCATCCAAGGTCACTCTGCCCCGCGACTACCGCTATGGGATGAGCCGTCCGGGCTCTCTTGCAGACAGGAGGAAGAACCCTCCGGGGACCCGGCGGCGCCGGGTGGCTGTGGAGCCCATCTCTGATGAAGAGTGGCATCTGTTCTGTGGGGACACG GTGGAGGTCCTGGAAGGCAAGGATGCTGGGAAGCAAGGCAAAGTGGTGCAGGTCATCCGGCAGCGCAACTGGGTGGTCCTGGAGGGACTGAACACG CACTACCGCTACGTCGGCAAGACCGCAGACTTCCGGGGAACCATGATCCCCAGCGAAGCGCCCTTGCTCCATAACCAGGTCAAGCTTGTGGACCCCGTGGACAG GAAGCCCACCGAGGTGGAATGGAGGTTCACTGAGGCGGGAGAGCGCGTCCGTGTCTCCTCCAGATCAGGAAGAATTATCCCCAAACCTGATTTTCCCAGGGCGGACGGCATCGTCCCTGAGACGTGGACCG ATGGTCCCAAGGACACCTCGGTGGCAGATGCTCTAGAAAGAACCTACGTGCCCCGTTTAAAGACACTGGAGGAGGAGGTGATGGAGGCCATGGGGATCCAGGAGCCGCGGAGACACAAGAAAGTCTACTGGTACTGA